AGCAGCCACAGGCGCTGATGCTGGCCGCGCTGGTTCTGATCTTATTCGCGTTGATACCGGGTTTTCCCTTCTTCGATTTCTTTGTGATGGCGGTATTTACGTCGCTGCCTTTCCTATTTATCTGGTATCGCAGACGTCGTCCTGAAGGCGCAGCCCCGAGCTCTGAAGAAATAACGGAAGAAGTGATGCAGCCAGGTGCCCGTCCGCTAACGTTGCGTTTGATGCCCGAGCTCAATACCAGCACGTTAGCCAGAGATATTGACGCCGTACGCTGGACGCTGTTTGAAGAGTACGGCGTGCCTTTACCGGAAGTTAGCATCGTGGTTGATAGCCGAGATCGGGTGAAGGGTATGACGGTGCTTATTTACCAAGAGTCGGTTTTTTCGCTCGAGATACCTGCACATCCCTATTTATTGTTGAAGCCTGATGATCGGTTGGAATGTACGGTTAAGCCCCTGCCCGAAGGGATGGGCAATATTGTTTGGCTGACGCAAGAGATGGGCAAAAAAGCGCAGGGGCTTGGGCTGTCGGTGCTTGGCGGAAATCAGCGAGTTACGGTGCTATTGCGGCAGGTGTTGTTACGCCATATGGCGGAGTTTATCGGCGTACAGGAAGCTCGTTATCTGATGGACGCGATGGAAAAGCGTTATTCAGAACTGGTGAAAGAGTTACAGCGCCAACTGCCGATTAGCAAAATAACCGAAACCCTACAGCGTTTAGTGGCTGAAAGCGTGTCGATCCGTGATCTACGTATGATCTTCGGGACGCTGATTGAATGGGCTCCGCGTGAAAAAGACGTGCTGATGCTAACTGAATATGTACGTATCGCGCTGCGCAGGCATATTTTGCATCGGCTTAAATCCGATGGGGATGTACTGCGGGTGCTGCGCGTCGGTGAGGGAATTGAAAACCTCATTCGTGAATCCATTCGCCAAACCTCTATGGGGACCTATGCGGCTTTGAGCCTTTCGCAAAGCACTCGCATACTCGCATTAATCCACACTGCGCAGGCCGAACATGGTGATTTGCGTGTGGTGACATCGATCGATGCCCGTCGTTTTCTACGCAAAATTATCGAGCCTACTCTGTTTGACGTGTCGGTGCTCTCTTGGCAGGAGTTGGGGGACAACTGCGCGGTACAGGTAGTGCAAAGCATTGACCTTTCGGCAGAAGAGTTGGCCAATGATGAAGATTAAAACTACATCTCTGGCGGCCTTGGAAAGGAGTCTTACTCCGCTGAGCCCGCCTCCGCATGGTTATTTGAAAACAGGGCGGCTTTTACATATTGGCGCAACGTTGATTAATGCCTACCTTCCCGGCGTTTTTATGGGTGAAGTTTGCCGATTATTGCCCGATGGAGAGCTTGCTGAAGTGGTTGGGATTGACGGTGCAACGGCATTGCTATCGCCCTTTGTGAGTACCGCGGGCTTGTTCTGTGGACAACCCATCCAGCCGCTCGCGCGGCGGCATTTGGTCGCAGTGGGAGATGATTTACTCGGACGCGTTGTGGATGGATTGGGCCTACCCTTAGACGGAGGCCCCGCGTTGCAAGGCCCGTGGCGAGACTATGATGCACCGCCACCGTCTCCGCTAACTCGCCAACTGATTGATACGCCGATGCTCACCGGTATTCGAGCCATTGATAGCGTTCTTACCTGCGGAGAGGGGCAGCGCATCGGCATTTTTGCCGCCGCGGGAGTAGGAAAGAGCACGCTAATGTCGATGCTGTGCAACAGCCCAGATAGCGATATTAACGTCTTAGTTCTCATTGGCGAGCGTGGACGCGAGGTGCGTGAATTTATTGAGCAAAAGCTGGGTGAGGAGGGGCGTAGTCGCTGTGTCATGGTGGTCTCTACCTCTGATCGGCCTGCGCTTGAACGCATGCGCGCGCTGTTTGTTGCTACCACCATTGCCGAAGCATTCCGTGATCGAGGTAAGCGTGTTCTGCTGTTTGCCGACTCACTCACGCGCTACGCCCGAGCCGCGCGTGAGATAGCTCTCGCCAGCGGGGAGGTTGCGGTACCAGGTAGCTACCCTCCGTGTGTTTTTGCTGCTTTGCCGCGTTTGCTTGAGCGGGCTGGCAAGGGTGAGAGTGGCAGCATCACCGCCTTTTATACCGTGCTGGTCGAGGGCGATGACATGAATGAACCTCTTGCCGATGAAGTCAGGTCGTTGCTCGACGGACACATCGTTCTTTCACGCCGTTTGGCCGAGTCTGCCCATTTCCCCGCCATTGATGTGTTAGCCAGCCTTAGTCGAATTATGCCGATGGTAACCAGCGTAGAGCACCGCGAACTTGCCAATATGCTGCGCAGGCGATTGTCGATATATCGTGATGTCGAGCTTTTAGTGCGGGTGGGAGAGTTCACACGTGGAGAGGATCCGCAGGCTGATTGCGCGGTGGAAAGCTACCCCGCTATTTGCCATTTCTTGCAACAACAGGGTAATGAATTATGCAATCTCGACGAACTGCTGCGACAGCTACGTTATCTGACGGGCAACTGATGCTGCACTGTTTACTCAAGATCAAAGATCGCCGTGAAGATCGTCTGCGGCGGCAAATGGCGGAGCTAACGCGTCAACGTGTGCAAACTGAGGTTATGCAGCGCAAATGCCAAGCTCGGCGCGATGAGTTAATGCAGTTGCTCAACCAGATACTCACGTGGTCTGGGACCTTACTCGCCAATGCGTTGATGGAACAAAAGCAAACAATGGGGGGGCTATTTCATGAAGAACACAGTTTGGCACTACAGCAACGTTCACTGTTAGACGCACAAAAACGACTGCAGGAACGGCTAAATGTGCTGCATCAAGAGCTGATTATCGTCATGAAAAAGAAGGAAAAGCTGAAGGAGTTACTGAGCAATGAATGTTATTAGAGCGGAAGGCTGTATTTGGCATGCCGTGCAAAGTCATGGCGAAGAGGAAGGATCGTGCTCGTCCGATACTCACAAATTTACGCGGTTCATGGGACCGATGGTGAAGACGCCGCGCAGCGCCACCGAGCAATCGGTATTGCTGTGTCAGCATACGAGTCGCTATCGATTAGTCGGGGGAATAGCCGCTGGATTGGTGTGTGAAATTAATGTGCTTGAGGGTAAAACCCATTTAAAAGTGCTGGTGCCGCAGTATGCGTTATTTACCCAGCTGACCCGTTTTTCCACGTGGCTTAATACTGAACTTCATGCTGCCGGGCACAGCGTTACGTTGGAGGTGTTCTATGCCCAAGATGCTACCTGAGGAAAGCGAAATTGCTCGGTTACTCCCCTCAGAGGGTATCGCGTTAGGGCCCTTGCACGTTTGTGCTCGGCAATGGACAGATGCTCAGGAAGGCATCGTCTTTTCAGTCATGTTAGGGACGATAAGGAGTGAAATCTGGTTACTGGAAAGTGACTGGCAAGCGTGGTGTGAAGGGATGATTGGTTCATCAGCGCCAGAATTTATTGATACGGGCCTGCTATTTGGCATCGCCGAATGGGGGCTATCGCCATTAATCGCGGCAA
This is a stretch of genomic DNA from Hafnia alvei. It encodes these proteins:
- a CDS encoding EscV/YscV/HrcV family type III secretion system export apparatus protein encodes the protein MQPPVVSLKTVSLKRLQQAIAACAGRQDIILAVVLLIAIVMMILPLPTFMVDILITINITFSVILLLIAIYINDPLDLSVFPSLLLITTLYRLSLTISTSRLVLLQHNAGNIVDAFGHFVVGGNLTVGLVIFTIITIVQFIVITKGTERVAEVSARFSLDGMPGKQMSIDGDLRAGVIDAHQARTLREHVQQESRFLGAMDGAMKFVKGDAIAGIIVVLVNIIGGIIIAVVQYGMSLGSAVQTYSVLSIGDGLCGQIPSLLISLSAGIIVTRVPGEKKQNLASELSTQLGKQPQALMLAALVLILFALIPGFPFFDFFVMAVFTSLPFLFIWYRRRRPEGAAPSSEEITEEVMQPGARPLTLRLMPELNTSTLARDIDAVRWTLFEEYGVPLPEVSIVVDSRDRVKGMTVLIYQESVFSLEIPAHPYLLLKPDDRLECTVKPLPEGMGNIVWLTQEMGKKAQGLGLSVLGGNQRVTVLLRQVLLRHMAEFIGVQEARYLMDAMEKRYSELVKELQRQLPISKITETLQRLVAESVSIRDLRMIFGTLIEWAPREKDVLMLTEYVRIALRRHILHRLKSDGDVLRVLRVGEGIENLIRESIRQTSMGTYAALSLSQSTRILALIHTAQAEHGDLRVVTSIDARRFLRKIIEPTLFDVSVLSWQELGDNCAVQVVQSIDLSAEELANDED
- a CDS encoding EscN/YscN/HrcN family type III secretion system ATPase, encoding MKIKTTSLAALERSLTPLSPPPHGYLKTGRLLHIGATLINAYLPGVFMGEVCRLLPDGELAEVVGIDGATALLSPFVSTAGLFCGQPIQPLARRHLVAVGDDLLGRVVDGLGLPLDGGPALQGPWRDYDAPPPSPLTRQLIDTPMLTGIRAIDSVLTCGEGQRIGIFAAAGVGKSTLMSMLCNSPDSDINVLVLIGERGREVREFIEQKLGEEGRSRCVMVVSTSDRPALERMRALFVATTIAEAFRDRGKRVLLFADSLTRYARAAREIALASGEVAVPGSYPPCVFAALPRLLERAGKGESGSITAFYTVLVEGDDMNEPLADEVRSLLDGHIVLSRRLAESAHFPAIDVLASLSRIMPMVTSVEHRELANMLRRRLSIYRDVELLVRVGEFTRGEDPQADCAVESYPAICHFLQQQGNELCNLDELLRQLRYLTGN
- a CDS encoding Secretion system apparatus protein ssaP; translation: MNVIRAEGCIWHAVQSHGEEEGSCSSDTHKFTRFMGPMVKTPRSATEQSVLLCQHTSRYRLVGGIAAGLVCEINVLEGKTHLKVLVPQYALFTQLTRFSTWLNTELHAAGHSVTLEVFYAQDAT